From the Drosophila willistoni isolate 14030-0811.24 chromosome 2L unlocalized genomic scaffold, UCI_dwil_1.1 Seg168, whole genome shotgun sequence genome, the window ttaaTGAGCTTTATGTGGCTAGTTGATAGATTTCCTTTTGGTATGTGCACTTTTTATCTTACCAAAGGTAGTAATACAACAAGAGGTTCTATCTTGATATTCATTTTCAATTCATTCACCACTTTAATATATACTTAGAATAGAATGTCTgatgtttatttttaagaagCATGAACTTTCTTGACatattttgtacattttttacatatttcatGATAGAGTTCTTTCATAAGAAAATAGTTGGTAAATAAAAGAATATTCATAACGTTTAAAATCATAGACGATAAAGGTACATAAAGTAAAGTTTAAAGTATAAACCAAGATTCATTCAATTTCGACTACTTTTACTACTGGAAACTTTAAGGGGTAAATTTATCCCATTTCATCCCTGTATTCTCCTTAGCTTATTATCAATCTAACTTGAAACCAAATtccaaattttaaaaaacaaaattataacaCTTTAAAGTTAAAACTGTAAACTTACGCACAATCTTTCAAATCGAAATTGATTTTCAAGATAAGTTTTATAACTCTCCGAACAAAATGGAACTAAACCACAtgtatttcatatttatttggGAAAATATTAGTACACTTTTCATGTATGTTACTATATCTTgctatctacatatatataagatGTTTTAAATCGTTGGTATTAAATAAAAGCTggatttaaaattgatttgttttaCTGGAAAATTCCTAGGCAGATTTAATGTAAGAAAAAATACAAGACAACGTCACAAATATAGCAAACTATTAATCTAAATAGCATGTCTCTCAGGTTAAAAggtcctttaaaattaaagtcaATTCCTAATGCaatcaatttttaatgattGAACCTGGTTAGATTATGGCAATTTTGTTGAAAGGTGTAATCATAGGCTTTAggcatataatatatattgaaGAGAGGTCGGGAGCTCGGTGGGCGGAACGGGTCGACTATTTTTAAGGACTCTCCAACGTGTGGGAAATATAACAAATgtcagcaacaacagcaacaaaagaGTGGATTTATATGTCATACAATAATAAGTAGCTCTTCATAATTTTCTATGCATGTTTTGACATAATTAGATAACCAACAAAGACAACGAGAATGaggaaaaaaaggaataaaatgAGCTGTCAGCTGGCAGTAGACGCAAATTGCCATCATTATTATAAAGAGTCCTTCTTAAAgtgaaatgaatttaaaattaatggtggacaacattttttttcgacaaaaactttaaatataatttaaaaagaagaatttgtttgctgatttgttgttgtttttgctttatggtttatgcataatttataaatgcaaagtcaaatcaaatgaaaaactgTCCAGGTGCTCCCtcaatgttttctttttttttttcttctcataCGCTTTTTTGTATCCTTGTTATTTTGCATGTCATTTTTTTCCCTTCTTTTTGTCacgccccaaaaaaaaaagaaatgtggAAATGTGTGGGCGTATATGCGTAATTTAAAAACGTTTAAAATGTCATTAACAATTGAGAATGAGCAACTGCGGTCGAAGGAGAAGCGGTGGAGATAAAAGCGCCCCTTCAGTGGCATATCATTTTGATAATTTGTTGTTAGCCAACTTGTCAGTCCAGTCAACAGTCATCAGCTCAATGAACTCGCGCCCAAGCGTTCAAAATGGCCAATTgactatctctctctctccctctctctctggtCAGACACAATAATTCATTGGAATTTGgtgcctttttgtttttcaaaacccATGAGCCAAAAGAGTATATCGTTTGTCAACAAAGGGAAATTCTAATACATTCATATAAGGACGAGTTTATCACAATTGTTTctctaaatacataaatgccCTAAGCTTTGTCTTTTAGTTGATAGTGATTGAAACGGTGAGATAAATGGAATAAAAAACTATCAGTGGGATATATTTTTGGCTAAAAACTATTccacgtatgtacatataagaaTACTGGAAACAAATGGTAAGGGTATTTAAGCTGTgtcatttttgaatttttgtctCCTACGTTAgtgatttttggttttatagcgcagtatatttttttattgtagtAAAAATGTCAATCAAATGAATAGAGCagaaggatttttttttttcacaagaGACAAAGGCCGAAAAATAaaaggagaaagagagaaagtaACGGAAGAAAAAATGTCAGGACATTCCAAAACTATATCGAAAACTGTTTGACAGACGACTGACTGATTGACTGTCCAACTCACAGACTgtttgactgactgactagcTGACTGAGTGTCCAGTTGGCCAATTGATGTTGATGTGACTGAACTCTGTTCTGAAAAGTTCGAAAATCGTGACTGGTGTAAGTTGGATGGTGGGTTGTTCGTGCGGGGGGAGGACAGCAAGCAAACATTTCAATCGGATTTCAGAGCAATTCcaattcacacacacacgcacacgtaCAGCGAAAACAATTTGCATATGAGTTGGGCATCCAAACTTAGCTACTGCGCCACGCCCCCCTCTCTCACTCCCTCGCTCGCTCTAgctctctcttttcctttcATGGAAACCATTTCCGTTTCCGCACGTTTGACGTtggcaacaaaagaaaaaaagtaaaaaaaaaaaaaagaaattgggaaaaaagaagaatgagcagaaagaaagaaaggaaaCCCGCAGAGTCAAAAACATGGAACATGGTAAATGAAGTTTTGTGAATCTGAGCCCAGgaaaaacagcaaaaaggCAGGACTTCCCACCTGCACGCACCCGCAACCAACATCACCCACTTCCCCACCATCTGGCCTagcattgtttgtttgtgctTGTCACCCCGctcttttgtgtgtgtgtttgtgcgttaccttagcatacttttaggcgtTCGCCAAAGTTGCATTTAAAGAGTCCTTATCCCTGTTATTCGTTAGTCGGCTCTGTGAGCATCTTCATTTCTCTTCCTCCAAACTATTTTGCATAATATTTGCacaaataattgaatttatttttttggctaAATTGTTTGGCGGTAAGAAAATTTCAGTTTTCTGTTTGTGAATTGTGCCTGCAATTGATGTTTGTTCTTCTTCACTTTCTTCGAGAATGGTGagtttgtgtgcgtgtgtgttaaACTTGCCATGAAATTGAATGGAAATTGAAATTACCTTTGGTTTTCCGTTTCTTTCCTAAAAAAGTTTCTGAACATTTAGTCTAGACTAATTTATAAACAACAAGTTTGTGTTTACAGTGAGAAGTATTTGTGAGTACTTGCCTGAAAAttaactaattgtaagttaaattaacttaaaaaatatcaaagaagctaacatcggctatgcccttgcagtccttggtaataataattttacatgttcaaaatttgttttctgcaactcaattcatcaatatacaaacaaaacaattttactctctattttacaatttgttcttcttcttcccttattcccaaagcaaagcaacgcacgcatacacatacagttcatgaagcgttgcgtctgtgtgtgttatatttatccgatcacattcaaatttcgggatctggggttttatatccaatattatcacatatgtaaatttcatagcatactccgatttttatgaaaatgtttcttctagttcttctagagctatatgatatagtggttcgatccttatgaatttcatactttatttttcccgggtaataaaaaaccccgaaacaaaatttcagaccgatagctcttaagacggctgagtaaaacgcatacgcacagacggacggacagacggacatggctatatcaactcagcttctcatgctgattaagaatatatatactttatggggtcggaaacgtctccttctgtgcgttacaaacatctcaccaattttataataccctctgcaagggtataattattaagaaaagggttttatttttaacctTCTATACAAAGAAAGCAGTAgcttttggctttttatttttaaacctGATAAATTATTTCACCGGTAATATTATCGTCTTTCAACAAAACAGAAAGCgagaaagaaaagagaattgttatatattttaagcagttctttaaacttaaaaatttatttgaaatttgaatgAAATCCTATTTTTGTGCATTTATCCTTGCAaggtaaaaaatataataatttaaccATTGAAAAGGCCTTAAAGAAAAATTCTGTcgaatttttgaaatatagaGAACAGTTTTAATGCACTCAGTTATTTAACTATTGGCAAATTTTCAAGGTATGGtaaaactaaacaaatctGTATACTTACAAAACTACtagaaaatttcaataatgcagaatttaaaatttgctGACATCGACATTATTAAATATAGGACTCAGACTAATGCTTAGAGAAgcaattttattgttttaaacaCATGTTGTACTTGACTTAAACACATTCTTAGCAGCAATAAAAACTATCTTATTTGAGGTGCTTATATGTGTAGATGGTCTTAAAACTTATGCAGATGTTTGCACAATTTTGTATCCTTTACATTGTATAACGAAGGGAAGGGATTGGATAGAGGAGCAGACAAAACGTTTGCCACTTATCAAAATCAATGCAAGACGGCGGCAAACTGTGCGATTATTCTGATTCTCCTTAGACGACTGAGAGACCAAAATGAATGCGTTCATTTAACATGAAATGCAACTcaagaaatgaaatgaaatgttgCTAGAAAAACGCTTAAAATGCGACAAATTCGCTTTTGTGTCAgagcaaagagagagagagagagagagagaggcagagagacagagaagtCGACTTGCCATGTATTTGAGAAAGGCGAATAGGTTGCTCATACGCCACGTTGCACTTATATCATGCAACAACATCTGAGATGCTGATGGCGTCTGGTTAGAGGATTGGGACTGGGTTATAGTGAATGTAATGCACTACTCGAAGGCAGCTGCAGTCAGCGACTTAGCGCGTTGACTTAACTTGGCAGGGATTTACGACAACTCTGAAGCTCCAACATGGAGCAAATACTCAGTGTGTGTGAATGTTCATTCTTTCTTCTAtacacagtttttttttttattttttattaagttgAAATAGACGCCGGCTAAATAAATCCATGTCGCTGACGGTTGGTCCATGTGTGTAGTGCAAAGGGTGGAAAGCGGGTGGGCAGGGAGTTAAATTGGTTGCCACTGTATTCATGTATTTCATTGCCTGGCATTTAAGTTTAATGCTGATGCATGGCATTGTGCATAATTAAAAGGAACAGTCACAGTCTAAAAACTATGCGGCAACTGTGGCAAACTCGGGCTTAATGTTGAATGACACTCTGTGTGACATGTTACATGGGCACTActctcgctcgctcgctctctctctctctctcttttctcttGTTTTGTGTGTGCCAACTAATCTAATTAACTTTTTTCCCTTGTTTTTTCCTTGCAGGGCCTTCGTGGACAACAGCCATTTACAGACATTGCATTTGAACTACAATCCACAATTGAGCGATATACCAATGCGTTTATTCCAGGGTAATCCCAATATCCTGGAAGTCTATATGCAAAGCAATAGTCTGCAGACTTTATATTCGGCTCAGTTTCCTGTCGATCAATTGCAGAAATTGTATTTGGGTGATAATCCATTGCAATGCAATTGCTCTTTACTTTGGCTCTGGCGTTTGGTCACTGGCAATTTCGATGGCATTGATGGCACAATGGAGCAAGGAGCTCCGGGTGGGGCAGTTGCCGCATTGGCCAAAGATGCAGCTGTTGGTTCCGCGGCGTCGTCCAtggatgatgaggatgatgttACCACCGCATCATTGGCTGGTGGCAATGATGATGGAGTGGCCGCTTTGGCTGCCTATATCGCTGAGCAGCATATAGCCAATGCTCTGCATACCACCGAGCCAAGTGCCTATGAATTGGTAACCTCACCCTCGAATCGTCATTCGGGATATTTGCGTATGGATCGTCAGCAGATTGGCTGTGACATTTGGAAGGATACGAAACGTATACGGCGTCAGTTGCTGACCATGACCGAGGGAGAAATCACCTGTCCGGCTCATATAGTGACTGTGGTTTGTGCCGTCATTACTTTCCTCCTGGTGGTGATGATCGGCGTGAGTGTCTTGTATTATTTGCGTTTCGTGAAGCGTCGTCGCAAGTTGCTGCACGAGCGTGGCCCACTACGGACCAGCAAGAGTATTATCAATGTCCATGATCGCATTCTCCAGGGGCATCAGCCATTGGGTGGCAATGGCATGAGCATGACTCTTGGAGGTGGATCAAATGGTGGCCTGGTTGTGTATCCTCATCATCATGCTCAAACCCTGCAGGCTACCCATCATCATTACCATCAGGCGACCATGCCATTGCAATCGCAACAGCATTTGCATCATCATCACAAtgggggaggaggaggaggcggtGTGGGTCATGAGTATCAACAGACAACGCTGCCGCATCTGGATAAGCTGGAATTGGAGCGTTATTTGGCTGCCCATCAGACTATAGCGAATGAGTATCGTGCTCTCAAGCCCTGGGAATTGCCCGTCAAGGAGGCTGCCGTCGATGATGAGCCCGAGCATTTGTATGAGCGTTTCGATCACTATGAATATCCTGACACGCAAACTTTGGGCAAACTCAAGCAGCAGGTACAGTCGAGTGCGAATGCCAATAATGGTCAAAATTCGGCTGGTAAGCCACATGTGGTCTATGTATGACGTGGTGGacgtggtggtggtggcagtGGTGGTGTTTATGATgaggaaatggaaatggtgGGTCTCAATTTACTCACCGctagccacaacaacaactaccGCAGCTATGTACAGAGCAtcaaacacaaacaacacaGGGAATTTGAGGTTAGATGCGATTAAATTTTCTTAGGTTATGTTcttaggttttttttgttttgtttcagcATTTAACattcaataaatatttgagtaaaaaaccacacacagaatacacacactcacacaaaagTTTAACAAGCGTCAAATGAAACAAGGGATTTtgtctaaaaaataaaaacaaaaaattgaaaaaagaaaaaacacagaaTTAATGAATCTAACTAAAATTTAAGATAACTAAACTAAGCATACGATTTCaaagaaatacataaatatatataaatagatatatatatatatatacatattagccaacaataaaaatttctcTCTTTCAACTCATAgaacaaaaacagaaatatgAAAAACTCATAGCTAGTTACTACTATAAATAGTTaaataagtaaaaataaaaactcaaactaaagaaagaaatgaatTTAATGAATGTGTAATCtaaaatttaaactaatttatttctcaaaatttaagtaaatttatttGTAACTGTTTTGTTTTCGATTTCCATTTAGCTAGAAATTGGGACCAAATCTcagtccaaaaaaaaaaacataataaaaactaaaaccagaattttctatattctagctaaaaagaataaattttaacttttatttggttagtttttttgtttattggtTTTACCTTAAATtacacaaataaaataataaaatgacaATATAAAAAcgatatataaaatattatgaattaaaattgagcaaattttatgtaaatattaaattaaagtttttgcatcaaattattgtaaataaaatctcATGAATAATAAACACAGAACTTCTATATTTAAGCataacacaaaacaacaaagatGAATGGCTAAAactatagaaatatatataataaaaaacaatatttatatatatataaatggaaGCAATATTTTTCAGTTCTTTGATTTGACATTATTattgcaaaatgaaataaaatattaacaataaacaaaaaatgcatAGAGAAAATgcctaaaaaaaatttgcataaaaattgttttcaaattaaatagcaaaaaaaaaaaaaataaatgcaaacTACTCTAATCTAAGCAAAATCAAAATCCAATGGAAaatgaacataaaaaaaaacaccaacacacaaaaacataaacattCACATGGAGAGTGGAAAATGATAAAGAGAAACAAACCCAGAggtcatatatatgtatatttagcAATAATATGTTCAGACATCAATAAGTTTAAATAATATCGtatgcagaaaaaaaaaaccacaactAAAGTAAATATCAACTTCGGCACATCgaagtttctatacccttgcagttaTCTTGAAGTATATATTTACTGATATTTCAATTGGATATACTTTTCTTTGTGTATCTTAGAGTGACTTTTATAAGCCCTATGCAATTTCACAAAAGTTCTTTCTTTGGGTTTAATACGAAAATAGTTGTAATCCTTCTGTTTGTAAACTAAAGAAGAGATTTACATCTGAAAGAAATGCATCTATGAAAACAGTGTCTACTTTTCATAGAAACCAAAGTAGAAGCAAATAGATTAGTCTAACTAATCAGAAAGATTTGAAAAGTAATATTCTAAGATactctctgcaagggtataaagaaCGATAATTAAATgaacacccacacacatacaaaatgttatTTCTTATACGAAGACTGAAGCAGAAGAGAGCAAAATGTGAGAAGAAGGCAAAACGATGaagtaaaaattaaaacaaaacaaaaaaagcaaaaaaaataaatatataaattccaaaaaaatataaaacaagaaatttttaatgttttttttcggGTTTTACTCAAATCAAGCTGCAAATGTGGGACAATTCTTATTAAAGCTCCAATAAATCAAGGACTTTACTTAACTTTGGATGGCACTTCTTTTGTCCTTAGGAAATGCGACAAATCTAGTGAAGAGAGAAACCAAAGAGAGTGTGAGAGACGGAGTGGAAGAGGGACGGAGTGAAGTAAACGAAAAGACACAAGAGCAGTAACAACAAATGAAGCCATGTTAAACAAATAAAGTACTTGTACTTGTGCTTGTTGTATTTTTCCATGGCAAATAAACTGTACAAGAAAATGGCATAAATCTACTAGTTGGTGAAACAAGGacttgccacacacacacaaacacacacaaacacatatacaGACCCAAGCAAGTAACCTGAAACGCCTACAAGAAGTGGCTAAAGAAAGAAATTGCAAGAGGGTTGTGAGGCAATCGCCTGCAGGACAAAAGGATGCCCAGCCAGAAAGAAAATGTAGCCAAACAAACATAAGTAAGTAAAATATTGCccaaaaaatacaacaataGCCACATCAGCAACAAGAAACAaatagatgtatgtatgtatatacacttaCTCACATGCATTCTTTTGTACATTTATTTAGTTGAGGGCAACTCGGTCAATTTGGGAGGAAAGCACATTCCAATTCTGGAAACAAAAAGACCATAAGGGTTTTAGAGCAATATGTTACAATTAAATGCCAAAATATGCCAAATAATctatatgcaaaatttcaattaagaattgcaaataaattatgTACAATCAATTTTGACCACATCATAAGAGCACAAAAATAATAGTTTATTTGATGTTGTTAAAAAATGCTTTGTTTCAACTTTGTAAagataaattcaaaaatattacCTAAGCAGTCTATGGAGATATCAAAataatacacatacacatattaTGTTTCCaacccaatttttttttggctgccAATCCTTAGATTCAATTGGTCTTCATAAAGACCTTTCATTTTATCCTAGAAATTTATCTCTTTGTGTCCAGAAACACGAATTGTGGATTTGAGAGCTAAAAATCGAAAAAGCAGGCTATATTTCTAAAGGATATTAACGACTATGGATCCTTAAACATCTTATCGATCTGCATTTAACGGCTTAAGAATGTTCTTGTTATAATCTTGtttaaattttccaaaatatGTTAGTTACGAAAATGGGCAAAAACTGCCTACAAACCAGAAATGTCCCAATTACTCTGTCGTTTCTAGGACCAACAACCTGTCGTTTTACCAGACTGTAGTCTTTGATAACACGCTTCGACTGGCAGATCATAGAATGTCCTTAGCGAATCCGAGACAACAGCACATAtccatttgttttttggccactgttattaaattcaaaaatattacATATCAAACTGAACAAGAGTATTAATTTTAAAGTAAACCTctcaatttgcaaaaaaaacctaaaacaaaCTACATTATTAAAACAGAGCTACGAATGCCAGGACTTATTTTGGCATTGGAATTCAACAAAGAGGAATCTGAATATACACatttaaacaaatgaaatttgtttcaGTAGTAGTTTACAAGCCAAGTCGACAAACTCTaaacaaaaatcttttttttacaACTAAATTTTTCATTGGCCAAAATTCCATAGTCTACTTTTAGGCAAGCATTTCGTACATTTTGTATAGTATACTCCCAAGGGCAGCGGTAAAGAGACATCTTGtgatatatatgaatatacatGTCAGTTATTTTGCAAATACTTCAAACAAGTCTGCAACTGTAGATGCAGTCACGCATGTCGCATGGCTGCAGGCAAAAAATTTCactagaaacaaataaaagtgAGTGGCAaaccagcagcaaaaacagaaaatagatggcaaaataaaaaaaaaaagacaaacaaGCATAGAACAAAAGAGCAAACAAAcggaaaaaaaacacaacaacaaaaacctgAACAATTTAGTAAATAAATCTGCATGCTTTCTAAATAATTAACATGCCTTAGGCTTAAAACCAAACCGTGTACTACCCTCTTTCTACCGCGACAGAAGCTCACTTTCATTTAAACTGGGTCTTTCCCCATCCCCCTCTGCGCAGCCATCACACAGCTGCTTCTCATTGAGTTGTTCAACTCGTCACAAAGTGAAGCTTAGACGGGGACAAATCtcctttgtgtgtgtttgaatgATTGCCGAGCATTTGCCAATCCCTCCCTTCTCTGCCGCTACTTATTCTCCTTCTCCGTCGAGTTAATGCGCGCCACACCTGAGACTCAATCTCTAACTGAATCCGAGACGCAGACGACGAGTTTCTCGCCCTCTGTACAAGTAGTAGGCGTGTGAATTATGGCCAAgtaattaatattttctttggaAAATCATCTTTGCGGGTGTCCATGGAGAGTAGGAATATTTGTCTTggttttcatcaaattaaGCGTAAAACAGAAATGACTCTATAAGTCATAAAGTGCAGGCGAATTGCCAACATTAAATGCACATActcataacaacaacaataacaaaaacaacaataacagcagtagtaacttttattttaattgcaaataaaagaaaaaaccattGAAATTTCCTTTTGTTAGATACACAGCAAAAGATACATACTTTTTGGATAGCATTGAATgggaaataaatttaagtgaTGCGagagcataaaaaaaaattaatggcCACAAATTTGTTAAAAGATGCGCAAACTGCCCATGAAAGTTGGTCAAATGGAAGTGAAATACATAACACATAGAATATGTATCTACTTATATAAATTGCAGAGAtagaaaaatacatacataggtacttaaattgtttttatatctTTAAGCTAAACGCCTTTTAGCTAGCACAACTTAAAGTGATTTAGAGAAATCTTAAATCGAATTTGAAGTGAATTTAATTACCCTATTACGAGGAACAAAGGAAACGACAATAAAGTATGTAAAAGCTAGAATttgaaacaatataatattgaaaaaatatatgcTTAAGGATTTTACATATTCTAATagatttaattacaaaaatgttGACTTAAAcgaattttccattttctagACCCACGATTTTCTAAGAACCCTTTTTCTAAGAAACAggcagagaaaaaaaaagtggaagtAAGTAAAGTAAACAgtttttataacaaaaaaagttaaaaagcGAGATGAAGCAGGCAAAGATGGTATGAAATGTGGGAGTGTTAAAGGTTAAGAGACTATCATGCTGTTGAACCATAAGGTTAAACTTACAACATACACAACAtaacatatatgtaaaatggGATTAACAATTTTCCAACTAAATATGCATGAacttattaaacttaaaaaaatttactgAGAATGCTTTAAAGTCTTTAAGGAGAAGGGAGACGCAAGCAATCGACTGCCTTTTTTTTACAGTGCATAAAAATATCtgttaaaaatcaaaataaacttttaagtCGCAGGCGCTTATATGGGTTGAATATGCCTAGATTAAAACCTCGACAACATTATGTATTATATGTTCTCGTTTCCGTTACCGaatttacaagatttattttAGGTAAACAATCAAGAAAGTTGAATGTGAAAAACTTATGACAGCAGTTAAAATGGAATTGATAAGTTGTCGTTTTCGAAAGATTTTTCAATGTGAATTATATGtttgaaactttttaaaaactaaattgaTTTAGTTTAAAACCATTCACAAATGAAACCTTGTGTCATTTTTGTCAGGATTATAAAGCTCGGCTACACTTAAATCTGATATATTAAGCGAAACAAAAAGGGCTTGAACTTAGCcacgaaaatgaaaacgatTGACATTTCACTCTAAATTGAGAACACCAAGTTCAAAAAGGGTGCGAAATTCCTCTCAATTTACTTCTGAAATGGACTTGGATACAAGAACAAGATATTTTTCAATTACCATTTCatcaactttatatttttttaaataaagcaCTTCTCTTAGATTGGAAAACAGTTAGGTTAAGGGTCCTATTcttaaattaaagaaatgtCAGTCAAATTCATTAAGCGTCCACCTTAAACTTTGTAAAACGAAAGAAGGATGTTAAAACTTTCACTTCGGTTAGATAAAGAAACCGGCAAATCAGCCTTGAAAAGTATTTTCGCTTAAACCTTTACTTTCCATTTTTTTGCCATTCCCTACAAATATATATCCATCTACATACACAATATACACAGATAGATAGTAAGGGTgacaaagaaaaacgaaaaaagagaaaaactaaTTCGCATGCAACCACCACAAAAACGGTTTTCCCCTCTTATCTCTGCTGTGTATTTCTG encodes:
- the LOC6641064 gene encoding leucine-rich repeat-containing G-protein coupled receptor 5 codes for the protein METNHRPISHSRCRTPSRWDTIMALMLMGLFLPGLSLAFCPSKCQCLGGEANSRALCVDAALEDVPIQLNPETKYINLTFNRIRNVEFSLPFYMKLEILDLSQNIIETLGSKNFEYQSVLRTLNLSRNLVSSLNKHAFKGLTNLMVLDLSYNRIETVHPTAFGDLASLVDLDLTNNNIVSLEDNCFKGLLTLEILVFRNNRLLDVPASNLWHLHNLKSLDMSDNLVEFVRNDSFEGLKELLALSMRGNVMNELDPSAFEGLISLKHLDLADNNLTMVPTQQLAKLSNLTYLNLGGNRFAHLPAVAFLNLFHLRELHLSRLDYLQRIDSRAFVDNSHLQTLHLNYNPQLSDIPMRLFQGNPNILEVYMQSNSLQTLYSAQFPVDQLQKLYLGDNPLQCNCSLLWLWRLVTGNFDGIDGTMEQGAPGGAVAALAKDAAVGSAASSMDDEDDVTTASLAGGNDDGVAALAAYIAEQHIANALHTTEPSAYELVTSPSNRHSGYLRMDRQQIGCDIWKDTKRIRRQLLTMTEGEITCPAHIVTVVCAVITFLLVVMIGVSVLYYLRFVKRRRKLLHERGPLRTSKSIINVHDRILQGHQPLGGNGMSMTLGGGSNGGLVVYPHHHAQTLQATHHHYHQATMPLQSQQHLHHHHNGGGGGGGVGHEYQQTTLPHLDKLELERYLAAHQTIANEYRALKPWELPVKEAAVDDEPEHLYERFDHYEYPDTQTLGKLKQQVQSSANANNGQNSAGKPHVVYV